Proteins found in one Cricetulus griseus strain 17A/GY chromosome X, alternate assembly CriGri-PICRH-1.0, whole genome shotgun sequence genomic segment:
- the LOC100769403 gene encoding RNA polymerase II subunit A C-terminal domain phosphatase SSU72, which yields MPSVPIRVAVVCSSNHNRSMEAHRVLSQQGFNVKSFGTQGFVRLPGPTPDKPNIYGFHTMYEKIYCDLMKKDRAFYTQNGILHMLDRNRRIKSSPEQFQSSKDLFDVIFTCEEKVYDQVVEHLNAREQGLSQLVHVINVNIPDNYEEATLGAFLILELCHSIQDMEDVDDEIAELLQKFEAKTGKTFLHTVCFY from the coding sequence ATGCCGTCGGTTCCAATCCGCGTGGCCGTGGTGTGCTCAAGCAACCATAACCGGAGCATGGAGGCACACAGGGTCCTGAGCCAACAAGGGTTCAATGTGAAGTCCtttggaacccagggctttgtgaggCTGCCTGGGCCCACACCTGATAAGCCGAACATCTACGGTTTCCACACAATGTATGAAAAAATATACTGCGACCTGATGAAGAAAGATAGAGCCTTCTATACCCAGAATGGCATTTTACACATGCTGGATAGAAACCGGAGAATCAAGTCTAGCCCTGAGCAGTTCCAAAGCAGCAAAGATCTCTTTGATGTGATCTTCACATGTGAGGAGAAAGTCTATGACCAGGTGGTGGAACACCTGAATGCCAGGGAACAAGGGTTGTCTCAGCTCGTGCATGTTATCAACGTGAACATCCCTGACAACTACGAAGAAGCCACCCTCGGGGCTTTCCTAATCTTGGAGCTCTGCCACAGTATCCAGGACATGGAAGATGTGGATGACGAGATAGCAGAACTGCTGCAGAAGTTCGAGGCAAAGACCGGCAAGACCTTCCTGCACACCGTGTGCTTCTACTGA